In the Quercus lobata isolate SW786 chromosome 5, ValleyOak3.0 Primary Assembly, whole genome shotgun sequence genome, one interval contains:
- the LOC115991421 gene encoding putative disease resistance protein RGA3, translating into MADALLLLATDLLKQLGSIAVQQAQQEINLIVGIDEEIEKLSNSFKIVQAMLNDAEERQWTEAAVKLWLDQLRDMYYMMDDVLDKWNTARIKSEIKTEEERAVPNNNPAALKKKVPCSFFPSLSCCFRQVDNLSLGHEIGHKIENLSLRHEIGHKIENLKQTLDKILKDKVTYGFDLTRHSHVEVERPTTTSFVDVSDIIGRDDYRDELLSNLLGVGSQEERNPRVISLVGMGGIGKTTLSQLAYNHLEVKAKFQKRMWVCVSDPFDQCTVAKAIIQEASLGHESLNNITEFETLLGQIHALIDGKKFLLVLDDVWTEDSTKWESFKNTLKCGAQASRILVTTRNKKVAMIMESAHIINLRVLSNEDCWLLFSKIAFFYKNVEQRIELEDLGKQIANRCKGLPLAAKTLGSLMRFKSSREQWEGILHSNLWKIEYVKKGLFAPLLLSFYDLPLPMKLCFLYCGVFPKDYVFNKDQLVFLWMAQGYIETRESKEMEITGEEYFENLVIHSFFEDVKIDNGVIIRCKMHDIVYDFAQSIRINEYFEINGDKNLEIDCKSLCHLSLEISKEMQILELVYRAINLRTLFLHFCGRYYEFNMHLSDLCIILDVYKH; encoded by the coding sequence ATGGCTGATGCACTACTGTTACTAGCTACTGATCTCTTGAAGCAATTGGGTTCAATCGCTGTTCAGCAGGCTCAACAAGAGATAAACTTGATTGTTGGCATTGATGAAGAAATCGAAAAGCTTTCTAACAGTTTCAAAATCGTCCAGGCAATGCTCAATGATGCTGAGGAGAGACAGTGGACGGAAGCAGCTGTGAAGCTTTGGTTAGATCAGCTCAGAGACATGTACTACATGATGGATGACGTGTTGGACAAGTGGAACACTGCAAGGATCAAATCAGAAAttaaaacagaagaagaaagagctGTTCCTAATAACAATCCTGCTGCCCTGAAGAAGAAGGTACCATGTTCATTCTTCCCCTCTCTATCATGCTGTTTTCGTCAAGTAGATAACCTTTCTCTGGGTCATGAGATTGGTCACAAGATAGAAAACCTTTCTCTGCGTCATGAGATTGGTCACAAGATAGAAAACCTGAAACAAACATTAGATAAGATTCTCAAAGATAAAGTGACCTATGGGTTTGACTTGACTAGGCATTCACATGTAGAAGTTGAGCGACCAACAACCACGTCCTTTGTGGATGTGTCCGATATAATTGGTCGTGATGACTATAGGGATGAACTGTTGAGCAACCTGTTAGGCGTGGGTAGTCAGGAAGAAAGAAATCCTCGTGTGATCTCCTTAGTGGGCATGGGAGGTATTGGTAAAACAACTCTTTCCCAACTAGCCTACAATCATCTTGAAGTGAAAgccaaatttcaaaaaagaatgtgggtttgtgtttctgaTCCTTTCGATCAGTGCACGGTGGCCAAAGCTATCATTCAAGAGGCTAGCCTTGGACATGAATCCCTCAATAATATTACTGAATTTGAAACTCTTTTGGGTCAAATTCATGCTTTAAttgatggaaaaaaatttcttcttgtaTTAGATGATGTGTGGACTGAAGACTCAACAAAGTGGGAATCATTCAAAAATACTCTCAAATGTGGTGCTCAAGCTAGTAGAATTTTAGTTACCACTCGTAATAAAAAAGTTGCAATGATAATGGAGAGTGCCcatattattaatttgaggGTATTGTCTAACGAGGATTGTTGGTTGTTGTTTagtaaaatagcatttttttataagaatgtAGAACAACGTATCGAATTGGAAGACCTTGGCAAACAAATAGCAAATAGGTGTAAAGGCTTGCCACTTGCTGCAAAGACTCTAGGGAGTCTTATGCGTTTCAAAAGCAGTAGAGAACAGTGGGAGGGAATTTTGCATAGTAATTTGTGGAAAATAGAATATGTTAAAAAAGGTCTTTTTGCACCATTATTATTGAGTTTCTATGATTTGCCCTTGCCAATgaaactttgttttttatattgtggTGTCTTTCCAAAAGATTATGTCTTTAACAAAGATCAATTGGTCTTCCTATGGATGGCACAAGGATATATAGAGACAAGGGAAAGTAAAGAAATGGAAATTACGGGAGAAGAATACTTCGAAAATTTGGTCATACACTCTTTCTTCGAAGATGTTAAGATTGATAATGGGGTAATAATAAGGTGCAAAATGCATGATATAGTGTATGACTTCGCCCAATCAATTAGGATAAATGAATATTTCGAAATCAATGGTGATAAGAATTTGGAGATAGATTGTAAAAGTCTTTGccatttaagtttagaaatttcaaaagaaatgcAAATTCTTGAACTCGTTTACCGTGCAATAAATCTACGCactctctttcttcatttttgtgGAAG